A region from the Lutra lutra chromosome 1, mLutLut1.2, whole genome shotgun sequence genome encodes:
- the LOC125109174 gene encoding olfactory receptor 5H2-like has product METKNATELEEFFLTGLTYQPEWQIPLFLVFLVIYLITIVGNLGLIALICNDPHLHIPMYLFLGNLAFVDAWLSSTISPKMLANFFSESKMISLSECMIQFFSFAISATTECFLLATMAYDRYVAICKPLLYPVIMSHMLCIQLIVLSFLGGLLHAIIHASFLFRLTFCNSIIVHHFYCDIIPLLKISCTDPSINYLMLFIFSGSIQVFTILTVLVSYTLVLFTVLKKKSLQGIRKAFSTCGAHLLSVSLYYGPLLFMYVRPGSAEADDQDMMGSVFYTVIIPFLNPIIYSLRNKKVIDSLRKILKRNV; this is encoded by the coding sequence ATGGAAACTAAAAATGCAACAGAGCTGGAAGAGTTTTTTCTCACAGGACTCACATATCAACCAGAGTGGCAGATTCCCTTGTTCCTGGTGTTCTTGGTTATATATCTCATCACCATTGTGGGGAACCTTGGTCTGATTGCCCTCATCTGCAATGACCCTCACCTTCACATCCCCATGTACTTATTTCTTGGGAATCTGGCATTTGTGGATGCTTGGTTATCATCCACAATATCCCCCAAGATGCTGGCAAACTTCTTTTCTGAGAGCaagatgatctctctctctgaatgcATGATAcaatttttctcctttgcaatCAGTGCAACCACAGAATGTTTTCTGCTGGCAACAATGGCATATGATCGGTATGTGGCCATATGCAAACCGTTACTTTATCCAGTGATTATGTCCCATATGCTGTGCATCCAGCTcatagttttgtcatttttaggTGGCCTTCTTCATGCCATAATtcatgcttcttttttatttagattaACTTTCTGCAATTCCATCATAGTACATCACTTTTACTGTGACATTATACCGTTACTTAAGATTTCGTGTACTGATCCTTCTATTAATTATCTgatgctatttattttctctggatCAATACAagtatttaccattttaactgttCTTGTGTCTTACACACTTGTTCTCtttacagtcttaaaaaagaagtctctACAAGGTATAAGGAAAGCCTTTTCCACCTGTGGAGCCCACCTCTTATCTGTCTCTCTGTACTATGGCCCCCTTCTCTTCATGTATGTGCGCCCTGGATCTGCAGAGGCAGATGATCAAGATATGATGGGTTCTGTATTCTACACTGTCATAATTCCTTTCTTAAATCCAATTATATACAGCCTGAGAAATAAGAAAGTCATAGATtcactgagaaaaatattaaagagaaatgtTTAG